In Nicotiana tabacum cultivar K326 chromosome 21, ASM71507v2, whole genome shotgun sequence, one DNA window encodes the following:
- the LOC107800345 gene encoding early nodulin-like protein 9 — MVQTSSRSCIKSIYNLGLLSLLLLIQNGNTYEFNVGGSGDWSVPLDSNANNYNQWAERSRFQIGDSLLFVYPSDNDSVLLVTKEDYANCSIAAPIEKYSDGHNIFKFNQSGHFYFISGVHENCVKNENLQVVVMADRSNNNQTVASPSPSPSTAEVPLAPSPFDEGATSPSTGSVDINPSPTPSQESSPPKNSASSIVMSFVGSVGAFIGSSILLGL; from the exons ATGGTTCAAACAAGTTCAAGATCGTGCATAAAAAGTATTTATAATTTGGGGTTACTTAGTCTTTTGCTATTGATCCAAAACGGCAATACCTATGAGTTCAACGTTGGAGGTTCTGGAGATTGGAGTGTCCCTTTGGATTCCAATGCCAATAATTACAACCAGTGGGCTGAGAGGAGTCGATTCCAAATTGGTGATAGTTTAT TGTTTGTCTATCCGTCTGATAATGATTCAGTTCTTCTTGTAACCAAGGAAGACTATGCAAATTGCAGCATAGCGGCTCCAATTGAAAAATACAGTGATGGACataatatttttaagtttaaCCAATCTGGGCATTTCTATTTCATCAGTGGAGTTCACGAAAACTGTGTCAAGAATGAAAATTTACAAGTGGTGGTCATGGCCGATAGAAGCAATAACAATCAaaccgtcgcttcgccttcacCTTCACCATCAACAGCAGAGGTTCCTCTAGCTCCTTCTCCTTTCGATGAAGGTGCCACATCTCCATCAACTGGTTCAGTAGACATCAATCCATCACCAACACCTTCTCAAGAATCTTCTCCTCCAAAGAATAGTGCTTCTTCAATTGTCATGAGTTTTGTTGGATCAGTTGGAGCCTTTATTGGTTCTTCCATTCTTCTAGGTCTCTGA